In the Deinococcus ficus genome, one interval contains:
- a CDS encoding 3'-5' exonuclease yields the protein MTPEPLNALLNVIDVEATCWAGPPPSGQVSEIIEVGVCVLDLRTLECVERRSLIVRPERSQVSAFCTALTSLTPEAVAAGLTFPEACGVLRRDYRSDLRPWASWGEYDRRQFQRQAGQAPFPFGARHTNAKAVYAAAFGLPRPGMAQALVHAGLPLVRTRHQGGDDAWNIAALIAHLVRRGHWPAAAAAVPGGH from the coding sequence ATGACTCCGGAACCCCTGAATGCGCTGCTGAACGTGATTGATGTGGAGGCCACCTGCTGGGCGGGCCCGCCGCCGTCGGGGCAGGTGAGCGAGATCATTGAGGTGGGCGTGTGCGTGCTGGACCTGCGCACCCTGGAGTGCGTGGAACGGCGCAGCCTGATCGTGCGGCCGGAGCGGTCGCAGGTGAGTGCCTTCTGCACGGCGCTGACGTCCCTGACGCCCGAGGCCGTGGCGGCGGGTCTGACCTTCCCAGAGGCCTGTGGGGTGCTGCGCCGGGACTACCGCAGTGATTTGCGCCCGTGGGCGAGCTGGGGAGAGTACGACCGCCGGCAGTTTCAGCGGCAGGCGGGGCAGGCGCCCTTCCCCTTCGGGGCGCGGCACACGAACGCCAAGGCCGTGTACGCGGCGGCGTTCGGCCTGCCCCGGCCCGGCATGGCGCAGGCGCTGGTGCACGCCGGCCTGCCGCTGGTGCGCACCCGCCACCAGGGCGGCGACGACGCCTGGAACATCGCGGCGCTTATCGCCCACCTCGTGCGACGTGGGCACTGGCCGGCGGCCGCTGCGGCGGTCCCCGGAGGGCACTGA
- a CDS encoding putative baseplate assembly protein: MNLDDRRFDDILEEARRLIPQFCPEWTDHNASDPGMAIIEVFAWMTDLLLYRVNQIPDKLLVTFLDMIGVQLSPPRAASAPVTFYLSAPQDVPLALSQGTEVATIRTEINEAIVFTTEREGVIHPPVVSGLFTANTLAQPQAGTGEDVRPEGLVSQVQQHELARLGLPGHKFPVFQPEPQAGDAFFIQFAGDLSDHVLALTFEVELAGGAGVNPQFPPYVWEAWQGGVGRWAPCDIEYDGTHAFNMSGELILRVPTMREGTFFEQGGYWLRCRLTSEQMYNGYKVSPDVESLKVDARGITLPARHATVVHGEVLGQSDGLPGQRFTLLNSPVLNLDPDADVIECVLPEGVVQEYRPVSDFSESTPNDRHFMLDNLAAAVSFGPAVLQTDGSMYRFGAIPPQDAVLRMRRYQFGGGTVGNVPARSLVVLKSSIPYVARVTNHVAAAGGRNAQTLDDAILRVPQVLRTRTRAVTADDYEYLAAHVDGVARAKCITPNMATPGQTYPGQIRSLSVPPGQVTLALLPQVSTDDLIALDDVVIDPLSPLSGRIAPERLTLSAELRAAVQDELDPRRPVGTTLDLRAPQYVWVSVTATIRAYSGAARPVREDVRRRALRALYAYLNPFTGGPDGTGWPFGRALSVSELYGLLRGVPGVEVAEDVQIVLTEPGQPDQREHIVGSLPLPPQAIIVSDVHHVRVDH; this comes from the coding sequence GTGAATCTCGATGACCGCCGTTTTGACGACATTCTGGAAGAAGCCCGGCGGCTGATCCCGCAGTTCTGCCCGGAGTGGACGGACCACAACGCCAGTGACCCGGGCATGGCGATCATCGAGGTGTTTGCCTGGATGACCGACCTGCTGCTGTACCGCGTGAACCAGATACCGGACAAGCTGCTGGTCACGTTCCTGGACATGATTGGCGTGCAGCTCTCGCCGCCGCGCGCGGCGTCCGCGCCGGTGACGTTTTACCTGAGCGCGCCGCAGGACGTGCCGCTGGCGCTGTCGCAGGGCACCGAGGTCGCCACGATCCGCACGGAGATCAACGAGGCGATCGTGTTCACGACCGAGCGCGAGGGCGTGATTCACCCGCCGGTCGTGTCGGGGCTGTTCACCGCGAACACGCTGGCGCAGCCGCAGGCGGGCACCGGCGAGGACGTCCGCCCGGAGGGGCTGGTCTCGCAGGTGCAGCAGCACGAACTGGCGCGCCTGGGCCTGCCGGGGCACAAGTTCCCGGTGTTCCAGCCGGAACCGCAGGCCGGGGACGCGTTCTTCATCCAGTTCGCCGGGGACCTCAGTGACCACGTGCTGGCCCTGACCTTCGAGGTGGAACTGGCCGGCGGGGCGGGCGTGAACCCGCAGTTCCCGCCGTACGTGTGGGAGGCGTGGCAGGGCGGCGTGGGCCGCTGGGCGCCGTGCGACATCGAGTACGACGGCACGCACGCCTTCAACATGTCCGGCGAGCTGATCCTGCGCGTGCCGACGATGCGGGAGGGGACCTTCTTCGAGCAGGGCGGGTACTGGCTGCGCTGCCGCCTGACCAGCGAGCAGATGTACAACGGCTACAAGGTCAGCCCGGACGTGGAGTCGCTGAAGGTGGACGCGCGCGGCATCACCCTGCCGGCCCGGCACGCGACCGTGGTGCACGGCGAGGTGCTGGGACAGAGTGACGGCCTGCCGGGGCAGCGCTTCACGCTGCTGAACAGCCCGGTGCTGAACCTGGACCCGGACGCGGACGTGATCGAGTGCGTGCTGCCCGAGGGCGTGGTGCAGGAGTACCGGCCGGTGAGCGACTTCTCGGAGTCCACGCCGAATGACCGGCACTTCATGCTGGACAACCTGGCGGCGGCGGTGTCGTTCGGGCCGGCGGTGCTGCAGACGGACGGCAGCATGTACCGCTTCGGGGCGATTCCGCCGCAGGACGCGGTGCTGCGCATGCGCCGCTACCAGTTCGGCGGGGGCACGGTCGGAAACGTGCCGGCGCGGTCGCTGGTGGTGCTCAAGTCCAGCATTCCGTACGTGGCGCGCGTGACGAACCACGTGGCGGCCGCCGGCGGCCGGAACGCGCAGACGCTGGACGACGCGATCCTGCGGGTCCCGCAGGTGCTGCGCACCCGCACGCGGGCCGTGACCGCCGACGACTACGAGTACCTCGCGGCGCACGTGGACGGTGTGGCGCGGGCGAAGTGCATCACACCGAACATGGCCACGCCCGGGCAGACGTACCCGGGGCAGATCCGGTCGCTGAGCGTGCCGCCCGGTCAGGTCACGCTGGCGCTGCTGCCGCAGGTGAGCACCGACGACCTGATCGCGCTGGACGACGTGGTGATCGATCCGCTCTCGCCGCTCTCGGGGCGCATCGCGCCGGAGCGCCTGACGCTGAGCGCCGAGCTGCGCGCGGCCGTGCAGGACGAACTGGACCCACGCCGGCCGGTGGGCACCACGCTGGACCTGCGCGCGCCCCAGTACGTGTGGGTGAGCGTGACCGCCACCATCCGCGCGTACTCGGGGGCGGCGCGGCCCGTGCGGGAGGACGTGCGCCGCCGCGCGCTGCGGGCACTGTACGCGTACCTGAACCCCTTCACGGGCGGCCCGGACGGCACCGGGTGGCCGTTCGGGCGGGCGCTGTCGGTGAGTGAACTGTACGGCCTGCTGCGCGGCGTGCCGGGCGTGGAGGTCGCGGAGGACGTGCAGATCGTCCTGACCGAGCCGGGCCAGCCGGACCAGCGCGAACACATCGTGGGCAGCCTGCCGCTGCCGCCGCAGGCTATCATCGTGTCGGACGTGCACCACGTCCGGGTGGACCACTGA
- a CDS encoding FHA domain-containing protein → MAQLQVRRQGEVLRLLPLEMRLLSIGRTPDNGLPLRDSAVAIRHAEISVEGGVYLLTMLSAEPHLTFVNGQRLSPHQPHRLEQGDEIQIGPFTVAFLPEDRPAPDVQQPRPRGQVVAQGELGTVPVRPPVPTYPAPQPQPGGAALYHQFLPPFFQESPLLGQLLKVFETIWEPLQVRQNHLDAHFDARLCPPEVLGWMAGWLGAPLEGHWPEGRQRAWMHEVVNLYRWRGTRYGLSRALETVYGVRPVLIEDQTRPHTLTVRLPDSPDGEDLAGRDAVTRFIHQHAPAHALIEVEFVDAPTARPAAPDQPDEATPPPPEPVLAAPQATPPPPTELPPAPPPRLPSPLPRPRRTPSLPHD, encoded by the coding sequence ATGGCGCAGCTTCAGGTTCGCCGGCAGGGCGAGGTGCTGCGCCTGCTGCCGCTGGAGATGCGGCTGCTGTCCATCGGACGCACGCCCGACAACGGCCTGCCGCTGAGGGATTCGGCGGTCGCCATCCGGCACGCCGAGATCAGCGTGGAGGGCGGCGTGTACCTGCTCACCATGCTCAGCGCCGAGCCGCACCTGACCTTTGTGAACGGCCAGCGGCTCTCCCCGCACCAGCCGCACCGCCTGGAACAGGGCGACGAGATCCAGATCGGGCCGTTCACGGTCGCGTTCCTGCCCGAGGACCGCCCCGCCCCGGACGTGCAGCAGCCCCGCCCGCGCGGGCAGGTGGTCGCGCAGGGGGAACTGGGCACCGTGCCCGTCCGGCCCCCGGTGCCGACGTATCCGGCGCCGCAGCCGCAGCCGGGCGGCGCCGCGCTGTACCACCAGTTCCTGCCGCCCTTCTTTCAGGAATCCCCGCTGCTGGGGCAGCTGCTGAAGGTCTTCGAGACGATCTGGGAGCCGCTGCAGGTGCGGCAGAACCACTTGGACGCGCACTTCGACGCGCGGCTGTGCCCGCCGGAAGTGCTCGGCTGGATGGCCGGCTGGCTGGGCGCGCCGCTGGAAGGGCACTGGCCGGAAGGCCGGCAGCGGGCCTGGATGCACGAGGTGGTCAACCTGTACCGCTGGCGCGGCACCCGCTACGGCCTGAGCCGCGCGCTGGAGACCGTGTACGGCGTGCGGCCGGTGCTGATCGAGGACCAGACCCGGCCGCACACGCTCACCGTGCGCCTCCCCGACTCCCCGGACGGGGAGGACTTGGCGGGCCGCGACGCGGTCACGCGCTTCATTCACCAGCACGCGCCCGCGCACGCGCTGATCGAGGTGGAATTCGTGGACGCCCCCACCGCCCGCCCGGCCGCGCCGGACCAGCCGGACGAGGCCACGCCCCCGCCACCGGAACCGGTGCTGGCCGCCCCGCAGGCCACCCCCCCGCCCCCCACCGAGCTGCCGCCGGCTCCCCCGCCCCGGCTCCCGAGCCCTCTCCCGCGTCCCCGCCGCACCCCTTCCCTGCCCCATGACTGA
- a CDS encoding FHA domain-containing serine/threonine-protein kinase, whose amino-acid sequence MTDSRLFYQYQLHRPLGGGWLGPVHAATDLDENREVAVRLVDDANVAQSFLLMQLERLLIKVSTLRHPHILPTGLLEQREKHAFYAMDLAQQGSARQLLQRQGRAAQGLPIVTVVEMIRQAANGLAHAHAQGLMHGDLKPENLLLQPGRALLGHTGYLVQLADFGLAELRVGASGTHDRVVVNALAYTSPEQTRGVRNELRTDIYTLGLILYELATGMVPFDIRDAADALEKHQHVAPRQPSALRPDIPEALEEIILTCLAKSPEDRYASAEELEQALQLVLNGLMPGGPEPTVRLPTLPVMPTPPEVTEPSSGTQPRLLVYSERHELLRNVPLAAGTSTVGRAPGNTVLLEHAGVSRHHLSVEFTNGVPYVTELTATNGTLMDGLPLTPMTRLRWPYRTPLYLRPYWLVVLGPEEQKARARIVVKPQEERLTLVPGQARQLEVLLANTGQTVDHFQLSIDGIPAAWLQNPYTEVQLNPGTQTSATLTLLAPKTSDSRAGTYDATILARSREDTAQYGRAALKVDVAPFQDVIATITPPMRRTWRRTRYTFKLENRSNIDGVFTPALQDTEGQIRWLPRPQELIHLDQFVGRPGMVMPRVVDPTQVAREATRQLQAEALMRGGQLFRQALAGEGRIKLENLPAVIPLKAGQSVQEEMQVRVPLRWVGMASQHPFTVDVKDALDDREDKPNVTSAEAQLHHMPLIPLWLLPILLLLLGLLIWWLTRPPAINDFDTDVAENAIRPGQPFTLRWDTDKARRVKIVELGENGQSLPVDGTFKLPAGISKEQKYTIEARNLIGTKRSRTLTISPKFARPVIEEFKVSPARVAGNKPVTITWRVKDAGQVSISELGQVPASGTRTFVPSKDLNLKIVARNGTETAEDSATVTVAGAQILFFKVNPEKITRGGKAMLKWQVEDATSVTIEGLGTVKASGMQAVTPSATTTYTINARGGNNTTTTATARLEVAAAAPKVTALTVSPTVIDSDSTQPIQISWKTESASSVTLQSGMGGAQTVSAFGTETLTTVPPATTQIVVTAMNDEGVQDTKAVTLTVRPVDAEAKKKAEEIRLKQEEEKRLQAEEKANIGKITFTADPMLIQGKGDVNLNWNAPGFKNVLILPLKGPRDGVFETTGSQTVENLNRTTTYTLRVYLRKGGKIDIPRTVKVVPLPVKVNTFTASPATLTAAGNVTLTWDVANADAVRLKGVPGPLAKGLWPAKGQTSVPVKASTTFVLTAGDQVARAPVALNLPPAQIRAFQATPGSFSGSGTAVLSWDVANATAVKIDGVRGPNADGSWPAQGKTTVRVTKTTTYTLRARQATSTAQVTVTPLPAQIQGFKAEPAVVNAGEKVTLTWKASGVPTVRIANLPAGLSNRTYPATGKISFVVTKTSTFQLTAGNASSSAGVVVRPGAPVTPPQPPETTQAAPKLVYFTANPPTIRAGESVKLSWKVLNTQNVVIDGIPGAQPAVGSVTLMPGETTTYTLKIGSIVWPLRVPVRQQAVDGQSPYRDLQGTWKHPFGTFTITNVQGRSASGTFVSERDNLRDLPLDISFAGQTLVASSPDLKDFKIVLTLDTSRQSFRGTYTARGPQERWCAYRPGVAQPSGCQ is encoded by the coding sequence ATGACTGACAGCCGACTCTTCTACCAGTACCAGCTGCACCGTCCCCTGGGGGGCGGGTGGCTCGGCCCCGTGCACGCCGCCACCGACCTCGACGAGAACCGCGAGGTGGCCGTGCGGCTCGTGGACGACGCGAACGTCGCGCAGTCCTTCCTGCTGATGCAACTGGAGCGGCTGCTGATCAAGGTCAGCACGCTGCGCCACCCGCACATCCTGCCCACCGGGCTGCTGGAGCAGCGCGAGAAGCACGCCTTCTACGCCATGGACCTGGCGCAGCAGGGCTCGGCGCGGCAGCTGCTGCAGCGCCAGGGCCGCGCGGCGCAGGGCCTGCCGATCGTGACGGTCGTGGAAATGATCCGTCAGGCTGCCAACGGCCTGGCGCACGCGCACGCACAGGGCCTGATGCACGGCGACCTGAAACCCGAGAACCTGCTGCTCCAGCCGGGCCGCGCCCTGCTGGGCCACACCGGGTACCTGGTGCAGCTCGCGGACTTCGGGCTGGCCGAGCTGCGCGTGGGCGCCAGCGGCACGCACGACCGGGTGGTCGTGAACGCCCTGGCGTACACCAGCCCGGAGCAGACCCGTGGGGTGCGCAACGAACTGCGCACCGACATCTACACGCTGGGCCTGATCCTGTACGAACTGGCGACCGGGATGGTGCCCTTCGACATCCGGGACGCTGCGGACGCGCTGGAAAAACACCAGCATGTCGCGCCGCGCCAGCCGAGCGCGCTGCGCCCGGACATCCCCGAAGCGCTCGAGGAGATCATCCTCACCTGCCTGGCGAAATCCCCCGAGGACCGCTACGCCAGCGCCGAGGAGCTTGAACAGGCGCTGCAACTCGTCCTGAACGGCCTGATGCCCGGCGGGCCGGAGCCCACCGTGCGGCTGCCGACACTGCCGGTCATGCCCACCCCGCCGGAGGTGACGGAGCCGTCCAGCGGGACGCAGCCGCGCCTGCTGGTGTACAGCGAACGCCACGAGCTGCTGCGCAACGTGCCGCTGGCGGCCGGGACGTCCACGGTCGGGCGCGCGCCCGGGAACACGGTGCTGCTGGAGCACGCCGGTGTGAGCCGCCACCACCTCAGCGTGGAGTTCACGAATGGCGTGCCGTACGTCACCGAGCTGACCGCCACGAACGGCACGCTGATGGACGGCCTGCCGCTCACGCCCATGACGCGGCTGCGCTGGCCGTACCGCACGCCGCTGTACCTGCGGCCCTACTGGCTGGTCGTGCTGGGCCCGGAAGAGCAGAAGGCCCGGGCGCGCATCGTGGTCAAGCCGCAGGAAGAGCGCCTCACGCTCGTGCCCGGGCAGGCCCGGCAGCTCGAGGTGCTGCTGGCGAACACCGGGCAGACGGTGGACCACTTCCAGCTCAGCATCGACGGGATTCCCGCCGCGTGGCTGCAGAACCCGTACACCGAGGTGCAGCTCAACCCCGGCACGCAGACGAGCGCCACCCTGACGCTGCTCGCCCCGAAAACCAGCGACAGCCGCGCCGGCACGTACGACGCGACCATCCTGGCCCGTTCCCGCGAGGACACCGCCCAGTACGGCCGCGCCGCCCTGAAGGTGGACGTCGCGCCGTTCCAGGACGTGATCGCCACCATCACGCCGCCCATGCGCCGCACCTGGCGCCGCACCCGCTACACCTTCAAACTGGAAAACCGCAGCAACATCGACGGGGTGTTCACGCCCGCACTGCAGGACACCGAAGGCCAGATCCGCTGGCTGCCCCGCCCGCAGGAACTGATTCACCTCGACCAGTTCGTCGGGCGGCCCGGCATGGTCATGCCGCGGGTCGTGGACCCCACGCAGGTCGCGCGGGAAGCCACCCGGCAGCTGCAGGCCGAGGCGCTCATGCGCGGCGGGCAGCTGTTCCGGCAGGCGCTGGCCGGCGAGGGTCGCATCAAGCTCGAAAACCTCCCCGCCGTGATTCCCCTCAAGGCCGGGCAGAGCGTGCAGGAGGAAATGCAGGTCCGCGTGCCGCTGCGCTGGGTGGGCATGGCCTCGCAGCACCCCTTCACCGTGGACGTCAAGGACGCCCTGGACGACCGCGAGGACAAACCCAACGTCACCAGCGCCGAGGCGCAGCTGCACCACATGCCGCTGATCCCGCTGTGGCTGCTGCCGATCCTGCTGCTGCTGCTGGGCCTGCTGATCTGGTGGCTGACCCGCCCGCCCGCCATCAACGACTTCGACACCGACGTCGCCGAGAACGCCATCCGGCCCGGGCAGCCCTTCACGCTGCGCTGGGACACCGACAAGGCCCGCCGCGTGAAGATCGTGGAACTCGGCGAGAACGGCCAGAGCCTCCCGGTGGACGGCACCTTCAAACTCCCGGCCGGCATCAGCAAGGAACAGAAGTACACCATCGAGGCCCGCAACCTGATCGGCACGAAACGCAGCCGGACCCTGACCATCAGCCCGAAGTTCGCGCGGCCTGTCATCGAGGAATTCAAGGTCAGCCCCGCCCGCGTCGCCGGGAACAAGCCCGTCACGATCACCTGGCGCGTCAAGGACGCCGGGCAGGTCAGCATCAGCGAACTCGGGCAGGTCCCCGCCAGCGGCACGCGCACCTTCGTGCCCAGCAAGGACCTGAACCTCAAGATCGTCGCCCGCAACGGCACCGAAACCGCCGAGGACTCCGCCACCGTCACGGTCGCCGGCGCGCAGATCCTGTTCTTCAAGGTCAACCCCGAGAAGATCACCCGCGGCGGCAAGGCCATGCTCAAGTGGCAGGTTGAGGACGCCACCAGCGTTACCATCGAGGGCCTGGGCACCGTGAAGGCCAGCGGCATGCAGGCCGTGACGCCCAGCGCCACCACCACCTACACCATCAACGCCCGCGGCGGGAACAACACGACCACCACCGCCACCGCCCGCCTGGAAGTGGCCGCCGCCGCGCCCAAGGTCACGGCCCTGACCGTCTCGCCCACCGTGATCGACAGCGACTCCACGCAGCCCATCCAGATCAGCTGGAAGACCGAGAGCGCCAGCAGCGTGACGCTGCAAAGCGGCATGGGCGGCGCCCAGACCGTCAGCGCCTTCGGCACCGAGACCCTCACCACCGTGCCGCCCGCCACGACCCAGATCGTGGTGACCGCCATGAACGACGAGGGCGTGCAGGACACCAAGGCCGTCACCCTCACGGTCCGCCCCGTGGACGCCGAGGCGAAGAAAAAAGCCGAAGAGATACGCCTCAAGCAGGAGGAAGAAAAACGCCTGCAGGCCGAGGAGAAGGCCAACATCGGCAAGATCACCTTCACGGCCGACCCCATGCTCATTCAGGGCAAGGGCGACGTGAACCTGAACTGGAACGCGCCCGGGTTCAAGAACGTGCTGATCCTGCCGCTCAAAGGCCCGCGTGACGGGGTGTTTGAAACGACCGGCTCACAGACCGTGGAGAACCTGAACCGCACGACCACCTACACCCTGCGCGTCTACCTGCGCAAAGGCGGCAAGATCGACATTCCCCGCACGGTGAAGGTCGTGCCGCTCCCGGTGAAGGTCAACACCTTCACGGCCAGCCCCGCCACCCTGACCGCCGCCGGGAACGTCACCCTGACCTGGGACGTGGCGAACGCGGACGCCGTGCGCCTCAAGGGCGTGCCCGGCCCGCTCGCCAAGGGCCTGTGGCCCGCCAAGGGTCAGACCAGCGTGCCCGTGAAGGCCAGCACCACCTTCGTGCTCACCGCCGGGGACCAGGTCGCGCGGGCGCCCGTCGCCCTGAACCTGCCGCCCGCCCAGATCCGCGCGTTCCAGGCCACGCCGGGCAGCTTCAGCGGCAGCGGCACCGCCGTGCTCTCCTGGGACGTGGCGAACGCCACCGCCGTGAAGATCGACGGCGTGCGCGGCCCGAACGCGGACGGCAGCTGGCCCGCCCAGGGCAAGACCACCGTGCGGGTCACCAAGACCACCACGTACACCCTGCGGGCCCGGCAGGCCACCAGCACCGCGCAGGTCACCGTGACGCCGCTCCCCGCGCAGATCCAGGGCTTCAAGGCCGAACCGGCCGTGGTGAACGCCGGCGAGAAGGTCACCCTGACCTGGAAGGCCAGTGGCGTGCCCACCGTCCGCATCGCCAACCTGCCGGCCGGCCTCTCGAACAGGACCTACCCCGCCACCGGCAAGATCAGCTTCGTGGTGACGAAGACCAGCACGTTCCAGCTGACCGCCGGGAACGCCAGCAGTTCCGCCGGCGTGGTCGTCCGCCCGGGCGCCCCGGTCACTCCGCCCCAGCCGCCGGAAACGACGCAGGCCGCGCCGAAGCTCGTGTACTTCACTGCCAACCCGCCCACCATCCGCGCCGGCGAGAGCGTGAAGCTCAGCTGGAAGGTCCTGAACACCCAGAACGTCGTCATCGACGGGATTCCCGGCGCGCAGCCCGCCGTGGGCAGCGTCACGCTGATGCCGGGCGAGACGACCACCTACACCCTGAAGATCGGCAGCATCGTGTGGCCGCTCCGGGTGCCGGTGCGGCAGCAGGCCGTGGACGGGCAGAGCCCCTACCGGGACCTGCAGGGCACCTGGAAGCACCCCTTCGGGACGTTCACGATCACGAACGTGCAGGGCCGCAGCGCCAGCGGCACCTTCGTCAGCGAGCGGGACAACCTGCGGGACCTGCCGCTGGACATCAGTTTCGCCGGGCAGACGCTGGTGGCGTCCTCCCCGGACCTGAAGGACTTCAAGATCGTGCTGACCCTGGACACCTCCCGGCAGAGCTTCCGGGGCACGTACACCGCGCGCGGACCGCAGGAACGCTGGTGCGCGTACCGGCCTGGCGTCGCGCAGCCCAGCGGCTGCCAGTAG
- a CDS encoding RNA ligase family protein — MDRVKYPRTPHLPWSPGASSDDTRMADVRHFEGQEVVVTEKMDGENTTLYRDGLHARSLDPRPHPSRDWVKALQGRVGYRLPAGWRACGENLYARHSLAYENLESYFYLFSVWDEANTCLSWDDTLLWAEELGVPVPTVLYRGVWNEALIRRLEVDEARTEGYVVRTAAAFPYARFGERVAKWVRADHVQTDEHWLRRAVTPNGLKGAS; from the coding sequence ATGGACCGCGTGAAGTACCCGCGCACGCCGCACCTGCCGTGGTCGCCGGGGGCGAGCAGCGACGACACGCGCATGGCGGACGTCCGGCACTTCGAGGGTCAGGAGGTCGTGGTGACGGAGAAGATGGACGGCGAGAACACCACGCTGTACCGCGACGGCCTGCACGCCCGGTCGCTCGACCCCCGGCCGCACCCGTCGCGGGACTGGGTGAAGGCGCTGCAGGGCCGGGTCGGGTACCGGCTGCCGGCCGGCTGGCGGGCGTGCGGGGAGAACCTGTACGCCCGGCATTCCCTGGCGTACGAGAACCTGGAGTCGTACTTCTACCTGTTCAGCGTGTGGGACGAGGCGAACACCTGCCTGAGCTGGGACGACACGCTGCTGTGGGCGGAGGAGCTGGGCGTGCCGGTCCCGACCGTGCTGTACCGGGGGGTATGGAACGAGGCGCTGATCCGCCGCCTGGAGGTGGACGAGGCCCGCACGGAGGGTTACGTGGTGCGGACGGCCGCGGCCTTCCCGTACGCTCGGTTCGGGGAGCGGGTGGCGAAGTGGGTGCGGGCCGACCACGTGCAGACGGACGAGCACTGGCTGCGCCGGGCCGTGACCCCGAACGGGCTGAAGGGGGCATCATGA
- a CDS encoding VgrG-related protein, whose protein sequence is MTAARTAQRPTDGAVSILFLKIDGQDMDRGLFEQIDEIQVESSLQLPDVATVTFRDPLGNLVDDEKLKLGTKIKVVARVQKNEETVFDGEIVEIEPRYTQATQQLRLRAFDRLHRLARGTHTRSFQNVSDMDLVKKLAGEAGMSAKVQGGGVVHPYVLQHNQTNLAFLRERASRLGMILYADGNNLHCEPLKGDTPITLTWGDNLYEFLPRLTSMKQTSKHTVRSWDPQQKRAVVGQATKGRGKAQVAEGTQSEQVAQQAFNMPADETSSTLIVRDQGYAAAIAEAQRNVTAEHLLEARGTSAGYPRLTAGNILSVRNVGQRFSGEYVASSVRHLYRNGEGYSTEFVVSGSQADSLATLVRSSAGQGEQGYTPIQGLMIGIVTNNDDPENQGRVKVKLPALTEDDESDWARVVNIGGGSHRGTHVLPEVNDEVLVGFEHGDIHHPYILGGLWNGNDQPPQPSGKTVKNGKVIKRTLRTRLGHELVFDDPEGSDPPKVTIKTSGNHTVVLNDDKKAPSVAIQTSGNQTVTLKDGSSPSIHLKDKSGNEVIIDTSSGTVRIKGNSRIELKANAGISIDGGGGMVDIRGSMINLN, encoded by the coding sequence GTGACGGCGGCGCGCACCGCCCAGCGCCCCACGGACGGCGCGGTCAGCATCCTGTTCCTGAAGATCGACGGGCAGGACATGGACCGCGGCCTGTTCGAGCAGATCGACGAGATCCAGGTGGAGAGCAGCCTGCAGCTGCCGGACGTGGCGACCGTCACCTTCCGCGATCCGCTGGGCAACCTGGTGGACGACGAGAAGCTGAAGCTGGGCACGAAGATCAAGGTCGTGGCCCGCGTGCAGAAGAATGAGGAGACGGTGTTCGACGGGGAGATCGTGGAGATCGAGCCCCGCTACACGCAGGCCACGCAGCAATTGCGGCTGCGGGCCTTCGACCGGCTGCACCGCCTGGCGCGCGGCACGCACACGCGCTCGTTTCAGAACGTGAGCGACATGGACCTCGTGAAGAAGCTGGCCGGGGAGGCCGGCATGAGCGCGAAGGTGCAGGGGGGCGGGGTGGTGCACCCGTACGTGCTGCAGCACAACCAGACGAACCTGGCGTTCCTGCGGGAGCGGGCCTCGCGGCTGGGCATGATCCTGTACGCCGACGGAAACAACCTCCACTGCGAGCCGTTGAAGGGGGACACGCCCATCACGCTGACCTGGGGCGACAACCTGTACGAGTTTTTGCCGCGCCTGACCAGCATGAAGCAGACCAGCAAGCACACCGTGCGCTCCTGGGACCCGCAGCAGAAACGCGCGGTGGTGGGGCAGGCCACCAAGGGCCGCGGGAAGGCGCAGGTGGCCGAGGGCACGCAGAGCGAGCAGGTCGCGCAGCAGGCGTTCAACATGCCGGCCGACGAGACGTCCAGCACCCTGATCGTGCGCGACCAGGGCTACGCCGCCGCCATCGCCGAGGCGCAGCGGAACGTGACGGCCGAGCACCTGCTGGAAGCGCGCGGCACGAGCGCCGGGTACCCTCGCCTGACCGCCGGGAACATTCTGAGCGTCCGGAACGTCGGGCAGCGCTTCAGCGGGGAGTACGTGGCGAGCAGCGTGCGCCACCTGTACCGCAACGGCGAGGGCTACAGCACGGAGTTCGTGGTGAGCGGCAGCCAGGCCGACTCGCTGGCCACCCTGGTCCGCTCCAGCGCCGGGCAGGGCGAGCAGGGGTACACGCCCATCCAGGGCCTGATGATCGGGATCGTCACGAACAACGACGACCCGGAAAACCAGGGCCGCGTGAAGGTGAAACTTCCCGCCCTGACCGAGGACGACGAGAGCGACTGGGCCCGCGTGGTGAACATCGGCGGCGGCAGTCACCGCGGCACGCACGTGCTGCCCGAGGTGAACGACGAGGTGCTGGTCGGCTTCGAGCACGGCGACATTCACCACCCGTACATCCTCGGGGGCCTCTGGAACGGCAACGACCAGCCTCCGCAACCGTCCGGGAAGACCGTGAAGAACGGCAAGGTCATCAAACGCACCCTGCGCACCCGGCTGGGTCACGAACTCGTCTTCGACGACCCCGAGGGCAGCGACCCGCCGAAGGTGACCATCAAGACCAGCGGGAATCACACGGTCGTCCTGAACGACGACAAGAAGGCCCCCTCGGTCGCCATCCAGACGAGCGGGAACCAGACCGTGACCCTCAAGGACGGCTCCTCGCCCAGCATTCACCTGAAGGACAAGAGCGGGAACGAGGTGATCATTGACACGTCGTCCGGCACGGTGCGCATCAAGGGCAACAGCCGCATCGAGCTCAAGGCGAACGCCGGGATCTCCATCGACGGGGGCGGCGGCATGGTGGACATCCGCGGCAGCATGATCAACCTGAACTGA